The genomic segment GGACAGGTCCACCTGATCTTCCTCGCTAGGTAGTCCGTAACGGACAGCCAGTTCCAGGGCAAAGTTCGGGACCACAGCATAAACGTTGTTGCGCTCATCGCGCTTGCTCAGCTGGCGAACCCACCGCACCGGCTGCTGAATGAAATCGCGGGGCGTCATCATTTCCATCTCAAGACCAAGGATGGTCACAAACGCGGCCAGGATGATACCCATGTCGTGGTGCAGCGGCAGCCAGGTGACCAGGCGCAATGGAGTCTTCAGCTTAGCGGCCGTGAAGATCTGCAGTACGTTCGTCATGATGCTGCGGTTACTCAGCACCACACCGGCAGGGGTGCGGGTAGAACCGGAGGTGTACTGCAGGAACGCCATCATGTCCAGAGGGGCAGTCTGGGACTGCGCCAGAAGCGCCTGACCGGCCTCGGTCATGAGGGGGTTGACGTAGCTTTCGGCAAGACTATCCGGCAGGGAATCAACCGACAGGATACGGGGGCGCTCCGCTGCGGGAACGTCGGCAAACTGGCGTCGGACCGCAGCTGCGGAGGTGGAGTTGGTGAGGACGATCGACGGTTTGCAGTCCGCCAGCACAGCGGTCAGGTGATCAGCGTGCCCAGGCTCGGTGGGGTCGTAGAGCGGCACAGGAATCAGGCCAGCATACAGTGCACCGATGAAGCTGAAGATGTACTCAGGACTGTTGCCTGCCAGAATGGCCACGCGGTCACCGATGGTGCCAACTTGCTGCAGGCGCGCCGCTACGGACTTGATGCGGGTGTTGATCTCAGCGCGAGTGAAGTCGATGGGAGTTCCCTCACGCGACTCGGAGAAGTCCCAGAAGCGCAGGCACGGGCGGTTGACGGTCCCCGCCGCTGCTTCCGCTTGGTACAGGGTCTCGCAGAGGCCGGCCAGTGTCAGCCGGGGGTCAAGGTTGATCTGTCTTTTGTCATCAAAAAACTGGCCGATGGCCGCTTGCAGATCCATGGTTCTCCTTAGTCGGTAGCTAGATCTCTTAAAGAAAGTTAAAAGACATCCTAGCGGTATTATGAGCTACGGTTACGACATCGTAAGTAAGACCCGTTTCATTACTTTCCCCACACAACACTGACGCGCGGGTACTCCACCGCACCCGCGCCCCGTGTTATTGCTGGTTAATCAGACCATTTGCCCAGTTGATCAGCCACTCAGTAGTTGTGCTTCCCGGGAAGACATTCGGATTCGTTGCGTACTGCGAGTGCACCCCCGTTGCAGCCACCAGAGCCTGCGCACGCTCGAACGCGGCACCGACACCCAGCGGTGCGTCGCAAATGTGATCATCCGCCGCACAAATCTCAAAGGTGCGATCATTCAGCGAACCGAAGCCGCCTGGCCGGGGTCCACGCATCGTCGCACCCGGCACGATCGGTTGAACCAGAGCATTCACCGCTGCCAGGGACACTTCCGCGCCCACGCCAGCGACCGGATTACCTGCCTGCTGGCCCACGCCCGGTTCTCGACGTCCGTCCGCAACCAGCGCCACGCCGCGCACACGGTCGGCAGGGATAGGTCCAGTGCCTTGGCCGATAGCGTTAGCAATGTCACCCATAATCACGGCCCCCTGGGAGAAGCCGACGAGAATGAAGTCTGTGAGCGGACATTCGTTGTGGGTCTTTGTCATCTCCTCCTGCGCGCGAGTGGTGCCCTCCGTGCGGGATTCGTCATAGGTTATCTCTTGCTGGGAGTTAATGTTCTTGAACTGCGCCACGTACGGCAAGGTCCACACCCGAACGTCATCGGCTGGATGCGTTTCCTGGAGCGGACGAGTCACGCTCAGCATGTAGGACATCGGGTTGAAGGTGGGGTTGTACGGGTCATCTGTTGAGGCGGATTCCCACGTACCCGGCGCAGCAACAACCTCCACGTTTGGACACCAGTCCGGCTGCTGAGCCTGGGTTGTCGGCCCGTCAGTCGGTGGAGGCGTGGGTGGGTTGTCCTGGGAGCCAATCCATTGGAGTATCCCGCCAACGATGATGCCCAGGACAACAACGACCGCAAGAACTGTCAAGCCTTTTCTCATAAGTTCTAGCAGTATGCGGATTTCGCAGCGCGCGCAAGTACAGCCGCGACTTCTTCAGGTTTTTGTTGGGTGCGGCCTTGTTCCACAAGTTGCCCTGCAACGGCCAGCGTCATGACGTCAATATTTTTGGTGTCCTGACTTTGGCAAACGCCGGATGCAGTTCCGATAAGCGAGCCTTCGGCACCATCAACATTGATGGAGTTATCTTTCAACTCCTTAAGGTAATTCTGGTCACGTTCGGACAGTTGCTGCCCGCTTGAGGGCACCTCGGAGACTTCTCGGGCCTCCCGATCCTGGGGTGTCTGGGTCTTCGACTCACCGCTCGACTTTGTGCTGCTGGAGTCTCCACTGGACGAGGTGGAACTCTCCGTGGCACGCGCCGACTTACTCAGCGGTGCCACAGCGGAGGATTCGGAACTGCCACCATCCGAGGTTGCCCCACCGCAGGCTGCCAGCAGGACAGTAGAGACGGCACACAGGCCGACGACGGCGCCGAGTTTAGCGCGAGCAAACATTGTTACTTCTTCTCCTCAACAATGCGGCCGTTGACTTCAGAGATGGTTCCATGCTGGAAGGTCATCTTCTCGCCACCGGATTGGATTTTCTCCTGGTCTGCGGTCGGCCAGCCGAAGGCACCGTTTTCCCAACCCTGCTTGCCCCACGCGTCGCGAATGTTGCCGTTCATGATGAAGTGTGCGCCGGTGCTTGGACTCCAGTAGATGGCACCATGCTGGAAGGTTTGGAGAGCGCCACCAGAAATGGCCTGCTCACCGCTAACGGGCGCACCGAGGCTGGATTCCACACCATTGATCGAGGCGTACTTCTTGGCAATCTCGCCATGAACAGCGTAGGCACCTTTGTCCTTGGTCCGGATGACGTAGCCACCCTGGAACTTCTGAATGTAGTTTCCGTTGTGCTCAACCGTGTCTTCCGTCGGGTAGCCCAAGCTACCGCCTTCCCAACCCTGGGAGCCCCAGGCATCGAAAATGTCCTTTGGCAGAGCACGGGCCCCGGTCTCTGCGGTCCAGTAAATGGAGCCGTTCTGGAAGTGAACGTAACGTCCCTTGCCATCCGGGGTGGCCTTCTCGCCGGACGTCGGGTGGCCAAGCCAGGAATCTGGGCCACCGAACTCGGAGTAGCGGGCACCGATCCGCCCAAAGAGCACGTGCGCACCGGTCTCAGGGGACCAGTAGGCGCGACCGCCACGGAAGTCCTGGGCCTTGCCGCCCTTGACGTCGTATTCGTTGTTCACGCAGGCGCCGAAAGCGTTGGACTTGGTTACCTCGGCGATAGCACCCTGGGTGGCGCAGTCGGCACCACGATCCGCCTGAGCAAGCTTGAGGGAATCTGCAATGTAGGGCCATGCCTGAGTCATCTCGAACTGCCAGTACGGCCAGTTGTGCACGCCAGACGGACGGAATACGGCCGTCACATCAACGTTGGACTTCTTCGCGCGATCCACAAAGGTCTGCGTGGTCATGCGGGACAAGATTTCTAGGCCAACGCCCGCCGGGTTTGCGGGGCCGTTGGCCACGGAGCCAGGCTGACCGAAATCGTCGGCACCGGAGCCGGAGGATACGTATACGGCCTTGCCCTTCAGGGCGTCGATACCCAGCTTCGGGTCGTGGTCAATCCAGTCCTGGGAGCCGGGCTGACCCCACATGGCTTCCGAGTTGTAGCCGCCGGCATCGCTCTGAGCGGCGCTGATCGCCTGGGCCATACCCATAGAGGTGGTGTCCAGGTACCCGGAGAACGAACCCACGAACTTGAACATGTCGGGGTTGCGCTCCGCGAGGTTGATGGCGGCGGTGCCGCCCATGGACAAACCGAAGACGGCGCGCTCGCCGTTGGAGCGGTAACCGTTTTGCAGAACCGCAGGAAGTTCCTTGGTCATGAAGGTTTCCCACTTGTAGTGCTTGCCATTGTCTGGCTTCTGCCAGTCCGAGTAGAAGGAGGATTCGCCACCCACCGGCAGGATCACGTTGACGTTCTTGTCAGCGTAGAACTGCTCAATGTTGGTGTTGATGGTCCAGCCGCTTTCCGTATCCAGCGCGCGCAGGCCGTCCAGGGCCCACACTTCCGGGTATTTTGCGCTGGGGTTGGAGTGCCAGTCACGGGCCAGCAAGACCTGTACCTGAATGAGTTCCTTCGGCATGGCGGCGGAACGAATGAACAGGGCAATACGGCGCTCAGTGATCCACTCAACGCGCTCGACGCTCACACCGGATGGCAGCCCTTGGATAGAGGGGTGCTCGTCGGTGCGGATGGGGGTGCGCTGCGGCACACCATCGGTTTCGAGGTAGTCGGTCACGTCGGAACTACCAAACAGGGAATTCTGTGCCTGGTTAGTCACGTCAACTGCAGTAGCCGGAGCGGCAGCGAACAGCCCGGACCCAAGAGCAAGGGCGGTGGGCACGGCAGCGAATGCCGTGAATGCCCGCCGAAGGGAACGTCGGCGCCGTGGAGTACTGGAGACTGCGGTATCACGCATGTGGTTTAGTCCTTTGTGTCTGTGTGCTCCGCCCTATCGAGCCAGCACATTGCAAGTAAAACTAGCGTGCAGGTACGACAGGAAAGAGGCATACGATGGTTCCAAGCCCTGGCCATTGATGTTCTGGAGGTTCCCCTCCTCCAGAACATCCCAGTGCTTGGTCAACGATGGATTCAGTTATCAGATTATATATCGCCAGGAAGGGGCCGTTTCGTTACACCAGTGTTACGTCAGCGTTACATCGCTAACGCGCATACACCGATGCACCGTCCGACCCTGTAGGTTGGTTTCAAGTTTAAGTTCAACTTGAGACTTTTTCTAGCGCAACACGCCCAAAGCAACACGAAAAATAAACATAAACGCCCAACCTGAACACCACTCCCCTACCCATGTTGCGCGGATGGGAGGGTTGTGACGCCAGGTTGGGCGACGTCGCTAAGAAAATGTGTTTTTAGCGAGCGTTCATGTGATCAAGGACGCGGTCCTTAGTGCGGTTCAGCTGGTAAGTCCACTGATCCCAGTTGTGAACGCCCAGCGGCGGGTAGTCTGCAGTCACGTTCAGACCGGTGGCGCGAGCTTTAGCTTCCCAGCTGACGGTGGACATCCTGGACAGACCTTCCAGACCGGAGCCGTAGATACGCTGATCCAGCGGGTAACGCAGATCGCTCGGTGCCCACACGCCACTAGCTGCGGAGACATAAACGTCAGCATTCTTCAGGCCGCCCATGTTCAAGTACGGATCGTCCTGGTAACGGCGGGGGTTCAGGATAGAGGTGTACATGTTGTTCAGGTTGAAGCCACCAACATCAAGCAGAGCGAGACGCAGCATGGTCTGCATACCGAAAGCAGTGGTGTGCAGGTAACCGGAGTAGGACATTGCCTGGCGGAAC from the Corynebacterium durum genome contains:
- a CDS encoding cutinase family protein; this translates as MRKGLTVLAVVVVLGIIVGGILQWIGSQDNPPTPPPTDGPTTQAQQPDWCPNVEVVAAPGTWESASTDDPYNPTFNPMSYMLSVTRPLQETHPADDVRVWTLPYVAQFKNINSQQEITYDESRTEGTTRAQEEMTKTHNECPLTDFILVGFSQGAVIMGDIANAIGQGTGPIPADRVRGVALVADGRREPGVGQQAGNPVAGVGAEVSLAAVNALVQPIVPGATMRGPRPGGFGSLNDRTFEICAADDHICDAPLGVGAAFERAQALVAATGVHSQYATNPNVFPGSTTTEWLINWANGLINQQ
- a CDS encoding DUF732 domain-containing protein, whose translation is MFARAKLGAVVGLCAVSTVLLAACGGATSDGGSSESSAVAPLSKSARATESSTSSSGDSSSTKSSGESKTQTPQDREAREVSEVPSSGQQLSERDQNYLKELKDNSINVDGAEGSLIGTASGVCQSQDTKNIDVMTLAVAGQLVEQGRTQQKPEEVAAVLARAAKSAYC
- a CDS encoding alpha/beta hydrolase-fold protein; protein product: MRDTAVSSTPRRRRSLRRAFTAFAAVPTALALGSGLFAAAPATAVDVTNQAQNSLFGSSDVTDYLETDGVPQRTPIRTDEHPSIQGLPSGVSVERVEWITERRIALFIRSAAMPKELIQVQVLLARDWHSNPSAKYPEVWALDGLRALDTESGWTINTNIEQFYADKNVNVILPVGGESSFYSDWQKPDNGKHYKWETFMTKELPAVLQNGYRSNGERAVFGLSMGGTAAINLAERNPDMFKFVGSFSGYLDTTSMGMAQAISAAQSDAGGYNSEAMWGQPGSQDWIDHDPKLGIDALKGKAVYVSSGSGADDFGQPGSVANGPANPAGVGLEILSRMTTQTFVDRAKKSNVDVTAVFRPSGVHNWPYWQFEMTQAWPYIADSLKLAQADRGADCATQGAIAEVTKSNAFGACVNNEYDVKGGKAQDFRGGRAYWSPETGAHVLFGRIGARYSEFGGPDSWLGHPTSGEKATPDGKGRYVHFQNGSIYWTAETGARALPKDIFDAWGSQGWEGGSLGYPTEDTVEHNGNYIQKFQGGYVIRTKDKGAYAVHGEIAKKYASINGVESSLGAPVSGEQAISGGALQTFQHGAIYWSPSTGAHFIMNGNIRDAWGKQGWENGAFGWPTADQEKIQSGGEKMTFQHGTISEVNGRIVEEKK
- a CDS encoding FadD32-like long-chain-fatty-acid--AMP ligase, coding for MDLQAAIGQFFDDKRQINLDPRLTLAGLCETLYQAEAAAGTVNRPCLRFWDFSESREGTPIDFTRAEINTRIKSVAARLQQVGTIGDRVAILAGNSPEYIFSFIGALYAGLIPVPLYDPTEPGHADHLTAVLADCKPSIVLTNSTSAAAVRRQFADVPAAERPRILSVDSLPDSLAESYVNPLMTEAGQALLAQSQTAPLDMMAFLQYTSGSTRTPAGVVLSNRSIMTNVLQIFTAAKLKTPLRLVTWLPLHHDMGIILAAFVTILGLEMEMMTPRDFIQQPVRWVRQLSKRDERNNVYAVVPNFALELAVRYGLPSEEDQVDLSTLDGVIVGSEPVTARAIKQFHDAFAPFGLPGNVIRPSYGLAEATLLVATPQGEKNARIVMVDREELSNGRAVIVDESHEKAVPLMSNGSVVRPQQMVIVDPETRAELPDGTIGEIWTHGDNTAAGYLNRPEETQETFRNTLASRLPENSRAEGAPDDDRWMATGDLGVIIDDEIYITGRLKDLIVIAGRNHYPQDIEYTVNHASEHIRPAAIAAFAIEGDDVEKLVILAERDLGRDPSGDGEAIEAIRAAVTSAHGVVPSDIKIVDVDAIARSSSGKIARRVARRHYLGEAE